In Pongo abelii isolate AG06213 chromosome 5, NHGRI_mPonAbe1-v2.0_pri, whole genome shotgun sequence, a single genomic region encodes these proteins:
- the LOC100455998 gene encoding zinc finger protein with KRAB and SCAN domains 8 codes for MAEETRKPSAPSPPDQTPEEDLVIVKVEEDHGWDQESSLHENNPPGQELFRLRFRQLCYQETLGPREALIQLRALCHQWLRPDLNTKEQILELLVLEQFLTILPEELQTLVKEHQLENGEEVVTLLEDLERQIDILGRPVSARLHGRRVLWEEVVHSASAPEPPNTQLQSEATQHKSPVPQESQERAMSTSQSPTRSQKGSSGDQEMAATLLTAGFQTLEKIEDMAVSLIREEWLLDPSQKDLSRDNRPENFRNVFSLGGETRSENRELASKQVICTGIQPHGETAAKCNGDVIGGLEHEEARDLLGRLERQRGNPTQERRHKCDECGKSFAQSSGLVRHWRIHTGEKPYQCNVCGKAFSYRSALLSHQDIHNKVKRYHCKECGKAFSQNTGLILHQRIHTGEKPYQCNQCGKAFSQSAGLILHQRIHSGERPYECNECGKAFSHSSHLIGHQRIHTGEKPYECDECGKTFRRSSHLIGHQRSHTGEKPYKCNECGRAFSQKSGLIEHQRIHTGERPYKCKECGKAFNGNTGLIQHLRIHTGEKPYQCNECGKAFIQRSSLIRHQRIHSGEKSESTGV; via the exons ATGGCTGAAGAAACAAGAAAGCCTTCAGCCCCATCCCCACCAGACCAGACTCCTGAAGAGGATCTTGTAATCGTCAAGGTAGAGGAGGATCACGGTTGGGACCAGGAATCTAGTCTGCATGAAAATAACCCTCCTGGCCAAGAACTGTTCCGCCTGCGCTTCAGGCAGTTATGCTACCAGGAGACACTAGGACCCCGAGAAGCTCTGATCCAACTACGGGCACTTTGCCATCAGTGGCTGAGGCCAGATTTGAACACCAAGGAGCAGATCCTGGAGCTGCTGGTGCTGGAGCAGTTCTTGACCATCCTACCTGAGGAGCTCCAGACTCTGGTTAAGGAACATCAGCTAGAGAACGGAGAGGAGGTGGTGACCCTATTAGAGGATTTGGAAAGGCAGATTGATATACTAGGACGACCA GTCTCAGCTCGCTTACATGGACGTAGGGTACTCTGGGAGGAGGTAGTACACTCAGCATCTGCACCAGAGCCTCCAAATACTCAGCTCCAATCTGAGGCAACCCAACATAAATCTCCAGTGCCCCAAGAGTCACAAGAGAGAG CCATGTCTACTTCCCAGAGTCCTACTCGTTCCCAGAAAGGAAGTTCTGGAGACCAGGAAATGGCAGCTACACTTCTCACAGCAGGGTTCCAG ACTTTGGAGAAGATTGAAGACATGGCTGTGTCCCTTATTCGAGAGGAGTGGCTTCTTGATCCATCACAGAAGGATCTGAGTAGAGATAACAGGccagaaaatttcagaaatgtgTTCTCCCTGG gTGGTGAGACCAGGAGTGAGAACAGGGAATTAGCTTCAAAACAGGTAATATGTACTGGAATCCAACCACATGGAGAGACAGCTGCCAAATGCAACGGGGATGTTATCGGGGGTCTTGAGCATGAAGAAGCCCGAGACCTTCTGGGCAGATTAGAGAGGCAGCGGGGAAATCCCACACAAGAGAGACGACATAAATGTGATGAATGTGGGAAAAGCTTTGCTCAGAGCTCAGGCCTTGTTCGCCACTGGAGAATCCACACTGGGGAGAAACCCTATCAGTGTAATGTGTGTGGTAAAGCCTTCAGTTACAGGTCAGCCCTTCTTTCACATCAGGATATCCACAACAAAGTAAAACGCTATCACTGTAAGGAGTGTGGCAAAGCCTTCAGTCAGAACACAGGCCTGATTCTGCACCAGAGAATCCACACTGGGGAGAAGCCATATCAGTGCAATCAGTGTGGGAAGGCTTTCAGTCAGAGTGCAGGCCTTATTCTGCACCAGAGAATCCACAGTGGGGAGAGACCTTATGAATGTAATGAGTGTGGGAAAGCTTTCAGTCATAGCTCACACCTCATTGGACATCAGAGAATCCATACTGGGGAGAAGCCCTATGAGTGTGATGAGTGTGGGAAAACCTTCAGGCGGAGCTCACATCTTATTGGTCATCAGAGGAGCCACACTggggagaaaccctacaaatgcaATGAGTGTGGGAGGGCCTTCAGTCAGAAGTCAGGCCTTATTGAACATCAGAGAATCCACACTGGAGAAAGACCCtataaatgtaaagaatgtgggaaagctttcAATGGGAACACTGGTCTCATTCAACACCTGAGAATTCACACAGGGGAGAAGCCCTACCAATGTAAtgagtgtgggaaagcctttattcAGAGGTCGAGTCTCATTCGACATCAGAGAATCCACAGTGGTGAAAAATCTGAATCCACAGGTGTTTAG